The genomic region TGATCGGCGGGAAAACCTGGCAGGGCCGCGAAATCGCGGTTCCAGCGAAACAGGGCATAACGTCCACACATGGGGCAACACGACTCTGAAGTAAAACGAAGCTCAGCCTAACAGACCAGCGTCCCGGGGAAGCTCTCCGGTTCATCGCCGGGCAGCGGCAGCGCGGCATTGTACGCGGTGATCAGCTCGCGGGCGTATTCGGCCTGGTCGTTATCCACAGACAAGCCCAACAGACCGAAGATCGGCAGCTCGCCCGTTCCACCGAGCAAATCGCGACCAATCAAGTGCGCCTCGATGCCTTCGCTGGCGAGCATGCCCTTGAGCATTTCACCTTCCATCAGGTTTTCCGGCTCATAGATTCGCTGCATGGGCACGCCTCACTCGTTTTCGCTGAAGACTTCCAGATGCCATTCCTCTCCATGAACCTGCAATACAAACGTGATCGGCCGACAACACACCTGACAGTCCTCAATGTAAGTCTGATCTCCACCGGACAGGTCCAGCGTCGTCTCTACTACTTCCCCACAATAAGGACATTCGTAATCAGCGGTTTCCAGCATCGCGGTCTCCCAAGTGACTTGTGCGTATAATCGCCGGTCTATTTGCAGGGCTATTTTTGTCTGGCTACTTTTTCAGACCGTGCCCCGCGGGTTTTCGATCAAAACCTTTACTTACCCTAGCCGTTTCCAACAAGAGAGCATGATGGGCGAATTCGATGCCATCCGACCTTACGACGACAGCGAAGTACCTGTGGTACTGGCAAGACTGCTCGGCGACAAGGCGTTTCTAGATATCCTCACCCACTTCCGCTTCCCGCGTTTTGCCGGTGCTTTCGGCTGGATGCTCAAACCACTTATAGCCCATCGGCTGCGTCGTGAGTTCGCCGACGTGACCTCGGTGGCGACTTTGCAGGACAAGGTCGAGTCCTACGTCGACCACACCATCGAGCGCGCCACCGACGGCGTGACCTACACCGGTGTCGAGCAATTCAAGTCCGGCAGCGCTTATCTGTTCATCGCCAACCACCGCGACATCGTGATGGACCCGGCCTTCGTCAACTACGCCGTGTACCACGCCGGCCTGCCGACGCCGCGCATCGCGATCGGCGACAACCTGCTGCAAAAGCCGTTTGTCAGCGATCTGATGCGTTTGAACAAGAGCTTTATCGTCCACCGTTCGATCACCGGCCGTCGCGAGAAAATGGCTGCGTATCAACTGTTGTCGGCGTACATCAACCACTCGATCCGCAACGATTGCGCGTCGATCTGGATCGCTCAGGCCGAAGGGCGGGCGAAGGACGGTGACGACCGCACCGAGTCGGCGATCCTCAAGATGTTCCACATGAGCCGCAAGGACGAGCCGTTCGGCGAAGTCATTCGCTCGCTGAACGTCACCCCGGTGTCGATCAGCTACGAATACGACCCGTGCGACCAGGCCAAGGCCCGCGAGCTGTACATCCGCGCCACCACCGGCACCTACGCCAAAGCGCCGGGCGAGGATGACGTAAGCATCGCCAAGGGCATCACTGGCTACAAGGGCCGGGTGCACGTGAACTTTGCCGCGCCGATCACCGAGCTGTTTGAAGACACCAAGCAATTGGCGGTGGAAATGGACAAGCAGATTCTCGGCGGTTACCGCTTGTTCCCGGTGCATTACCTGGCGTATGCGCAGTGGGCCGATGCTGATCCGCAGTTGAATGTGCCGAAAGCTGCCGAGGTGTTCCCGGCGGATGAACTGGCCAAGGCGCAGGAAGAATGGCAGAGCCGGCTGGATGCGTGCCCTGCAGAGCACCGTCCGTATCTGGTGCTGCAATACGCGACGCCGGTGCGCAATCAGTATCGGGTCAAGGCTGGGTTGCCGCTGTAAGCGGTTTCCACCTGACGCAAAAACGGCGCCTTCGGGCGCCGTTTTTTTATGCCTGAAGCTTTTAGAAGCGCGTGCTGATCCAGGAAACGATCAGGGCCAGCCCGAGGCAAGCAAAACCAAATCGATAGAAAAACCGGTTCATGCGCAAGGTCGCCCAGTCCAGGATCGGCTCGGCATTCGGCTGCGCCTGACGCTGGGCGGCAATGCTGGCCATCGCGCGCTGTTCACGGCGGCGAGTGGCGTGCAGCAGCCAACTGCCCGGAAACGCCAACAACAGCGCCAGCAGGTTGATCAACTTGGCGGGATGGGCGGTAAACAGTGTCATCAAGTGCAGCGACATCACAGACCTCTATCTGAACCGGTATGGCAGACGCCAGATCGACGACCGCGGCGCGGATTCTACCGAAACCCGAGCGCCCTGCCCCAAGCTTTGCGACAAATTACCTGACAATCGACCGATGGCTGTCCTGTGTCACGGCATCGTCATGTGGATAGGCCACCCTGCGCGCCTCGAAACACACATGGAACGCGACATGCTTCACGCTGAAAACCAGGATCGTCTGTACCTCATCACCCCCTACGACGAACAACAGAGCCTCGTCGGCAGCCTTGCCTTCAATGTTCAAGATCGCCATTGGCTGGTGTATTGCGCGCTCGGCGGGCATCAGCATGCGGATTTGCCCGAGACGGATTTGTTGACGGGCGTTAGCGTTCTCGATTTCTACTCGCAGGCAGCTTGAAAAATCAAAAGCGCCCTCACCCTAGCCCTCTCCCGGAGGGAGAGGGGACTGACCGAGTTGTTTTGTCGAGGTACATCGACCTGAAAGTCCGAGGTGAATGCAGATCTCAAGAACAACGCAAATCGGCTCCCTTCCCCCTCTACCCCTTGGGGGAGAGGGTTGGGGTGAGGGGGATCGATCTTCCATACGACACAAATCCCAACCCTGACACCCACAAAAAAGCCCGAAACCATCACTGGTCCCGGGCTTTTTCACATCCGCTGAAAACCTACTCAGCCAGAACCTGACCCACAGTCGGATCCTTGAACAGACGCGTCAACGCATCGCTCAACACATCGCTGACCAGTTTGGTGTTGGTTTCCTGGTTCGGCGCCATGCCGAAACGCTGGTCCAGCGACGCACCGTAACGACCGCTGTAACGGCGGTTGGCGTTCTGCACGTCGGAGCGGAAGGTCGCGCCGATGGTCGCTTCGGTCACGTACATGCCTTCTTTCGGCGACTGATACTTCAGCTCGGCCAGGGTCACGGTCAACTGCGGAGCGTTTGGCGCGTTGTTGGTCGGGGTGAAACCCAACAGGCGCACGGCAGCTTCAGCCTGAGCCTGCAGCTTCGGCAGGATCTGCTCGCGCTGCACGGTGATGGCGCTGGTTTCCGGGTACAGACCGCCACGGGTACCGAGGGTTGGCGACGGACGACCGTCAACCACACGCACGACGACTGGCTGACCACGGCCGACCGCTGGCAGCTGGGTGGTCAGCTTCGGCTCCGGGTTCAGTTGTTGCGGGCTGTGGGCGCAGCCGGCCAGGGTCAAACCGGCCACAGTGATCAAACCGAACAACAGGCGTTGCAACATGCTCTTCTCTCCAGAATCAGGCACAAACAGGCCGGCAGTATAGCGGTGGGCCACTGCGGGTAACCAGCGCCCGGCAGTGAATACTGAAATGTCTGACAAACCCTTGGGAAAGCGGTTCCTGTCACAGATTATTCACCCGCCATACACGTTGACGTCACGGCGCCTTGGCAACCTTGCAATCAGTCCCCCACAAGGTACTCAACCATGCGTTATCTGATCTCGTTGTTCGCACCGCGCCCACTGCATCGCAGCTTCGCCCTGCTCGACCGCAATGGCCATTGCCAGGCATTCAAGCAGTGCAGCCTGCAGCCAATGGGCGACGGCTGGGTGGAAATCGAAGAAATCCGCCTCAACTGGTTGCACCAGCCACTGCCCGCCAGCGCCCGCGTCATAGCGTCGCAGCCCCGTGCACGCGTGCAAGCGATGTTGAGCATCTGACCGGATGCCTAATAAAAGTCATTAAACACGAGCAACTGCCCGCATTTCTTCGATACAATCTCCCCCCGATTATAAGGACGTCTCCTGATCGGGCCCCGCAACAGCGTCAATGCGCATGCATTTGACATCAAAATCGCCCACAGAGAGCCGCCCACACAGATCGAGTGAAGTTGGCGCGCTTGCCTGTTCTTCCGGCAAAAACCCCGCTTTTCGCGAATCTGCAGAGCTGTCATGACGCTCGGCCACCGCGTTGTTTTTGCCCTCGGGCAAGGTGCCAGGCCTGGACAGCCCTTTTTTGAGGTTCACGTCTTCAAAAGAGCGTGAAAAAAACGGGTTTTCACAACTTCACAAGAGTGTGGCGAGCAAATGAAAAGTTTTGCGTCTGAACATGCACCATTAGCGTCTGAAACAGCCCAACGACACAGGACCGGGTATACCTCGAATATCGGAGCCTGAAGCCTGTCCGCTACGGATTTGGTTGCACAAAAACGGATGTCTCGACCATAAGTCGAATTGCCAGCTGCGTGCTGAAATGAGTTCATGGAGCTCTTGAAAGCCAAGCCGCATACATCCGTCGAAGTTGCGAAAAATTGCGAAGATTCGGACATGGCGAACCTGACCACGGATAGCCCGGACATCATTGACCTGTCCCGGAACGCCTGGCAGCCATGCCGACAATTTGGTGCTGCAGATTTTGGAGACGCGTTAAATGGCGCATAACGAAGCAGTCGACGTAGTTCTGGTTGGGGCGGGCATCATGAGTGCCACCCTGGCAGTACTGCTCAAAGAGCTCGACCCCGCGATCAAGCTGGAAGTCGTCGAGCTGATGGATTCCGGTGCTGCCGAGAGTTCCAACCCTTGGAACAACGCCGGTACCGGCCACGCCGGCCTGTGCGAGTTGAACTACACGCCGCAAGCCGCCGATGGCACCGTCGACATCAAGAAAGCCGTGCACATCAACACCCAGTTCGAGGTGTCGAAGCAGTTCTGGTCGTACCTGACCAAGAAAGGCACCTTCGGCTCGTGCAAATCCTTTATCAGCCCGGTGCCGCACCTGAGTTTCGTCCAGGGCGACAGCGGCGTGTCTTTCCTCAAATCGCGCTTCGACGTGTTGAGCAAGCACCACGCCTTCGCTGACATGGAGTACACCGAAGACAAGGCCAAGATGGCCGAGTGGATGCCGCTGATGATGCCGGGCCGCTCGCCGGACGAAGTCCTCGCTGCGACCCGCGTGATGAACGGCACCGACGTCAACTTCGGCGCCCTGACCAATCAGTTGCTCAAGCACCTGACCAGCGCTCCCGACACTCAAGTCAAATACTGCAAGCGCGTTACCGGCCTCAAGCGTAATGGTGCCGGCTGGACCGTCAGCATCAAGGACGTCAACAGCGGCAGCACGCGTGAAGTCGATGCCAAGTTCGTCTTCCTTGGCGCGGGTGGCGCGGCGTTGCCGTTGCTGCAGGCTTCGGGCATCGAAGAAAGCAAAGGCTTCGGCGGCTTCCCGATCAGCGGCCAGTGGCTGCGTTGCGACAATCCGGAAGTGGTCAAGCATCACCAAGCCAAGGTTTACAGCCAGGCGGCCGTGGGTTCGCCACCGATGTCGGTGCCGCACCTGGACACCCGCGTAGTCGACGGCAAGAAATCCCTGCTGTTCGGGCCATACGCCGGTTTCACTACCAAGTTCCTCAAGCACGGTTCCTTCATGGACCTGCCGCTGTCGGTTCGCGCCGGCAACATCGGGCCGATGCTGGCCGTGGCGA from Pseudomonas tensinigenes harbors:
- a CDS encoding putative signal transducing protein translates to MQRIYEPENLMEGEMLKGMLASEGIEAHLIGRDLLGGTGELPIFGLLGLSVDNDQAEYARELITAYNAALPLPGDEPESFPGTLVC
- a CDS encoding CPXCG motif-containing cysteine-rich protein, giving the protein MLETADYECPYCGEVVETTLDLSGGDQTYIEDCQVCCRPITFVLQVHGEEWHLEVFSENE
- a CDS encoding 1-acyl-sn-glycerol-3-phosphate acyltransferase; its protein translation is MGEFDAIRPYDDSEVPVVLARLLGDKAFLDILTHFRFPRFAGAFGWMLKPLIAHRLRREFADVTSVATLQDKVESYVDHTIERATDGVTYTGVEQFKSGSAYLFIANHRDIVMDPAFVNYAVYHAGLPTPRIAIGDNLLQKPFVSDLMRLNKSFIVHRSITGRREKMAAYQLLSAYINHSIRNDCASIWIAQAEGRAKDGDDRTESAILKMFHMSRKDEPFGEVIRSLNVTPVSISYEYDPCDQAKARELYIRATTGTYAKAPGEDDVSIAKGITGYKGRVHVNFAAPITELFEDTKQLAVEMDKQILGGYRLFPVHYLAYAQWADADPQLNVPKAAEVFPADELAKAQEEWQSRLDACPAEHRPYLVLQYATPVRNQYRVKAGLPL
- a CDS encoding YajG family lipoprotein, which gives rise to MLQRLLFGLITVAGLTLAGCAHSPQQLNPEPKLTTQLPAVGRGQPVVVRVVDGRPSPTLGTRGGLYPETSAITVQREQILPKLQAQAEAAVRLLGFTPTNNAPNAPQLTVTLAELKYQSPKEGMYVTEATIGATFRSDVQNANRRYSGRYGASLDQRFGMAPNQETNTKLVSDVLSDALTRLFKDPTVGQVLAE
- the mqo gene encoding malate dehydrogenase (quinone): MAHNEAVDVVLVGAGIMSATLAVLLKELDPAIKLEVVELMDSGAAESSNPWNNAGTGHAGLCELNYTPQAADGTVDIKKAVHINTQFEVSKQFWSYLTKKGTFGSCKSFISPVPHLSFVQGDSGVSFLKSRFDVLSKHHAFADMEYTEDKAKMAEWMPLMMPGRSPDEVLAATRVMNGTDVNFGALTNQLLKHLTSAPDTQVKYCKRVTGLKRNGAGWTVSIKDVNSGSTREVDAKFVFLGAGGAALPLLQASGIEESKGFGGFPISGQWLRCDNPEVVKHHQAKVYSQAAVGSPPMSVPHLDTRVVDGKKSLLFGPYAGFTTKFLKHGSFMDLPLSVRAGNIGPMLAVAKNNMDLTKYLVSEVMQSMEQRLDSLRRFYPEAKAEDWRLEVAGQRVQIIKKDPKKGGILQFGTELVSAKDGSLAALLGASPGASVTVSIMLELIEKCFPAKAKGEWAGKLAEIFPAREKVLETDAALYRKINTQNNIALELVEESSETPSYA